One window from the genome of Leuconostoc suionicum encodes:
- a CDS encoding YiiX/YebB-like N1pC/P60 family cysteine hydrolase, producing the protein MKLKQADLLFVKNGHSDLDEGIAESTGNFVHVAILADEETVIHATADSGVCLQSLHRFLEKNKSADVYRTNVKNTKQIIINAKKHLGKPYNFSFQPGTDSFYCSQLVVIAFEDFVKFSEQPMFFGDRREQISDFWAAYYKKLNEPVPVNVLGTNPNDMSHDSQLHYVGKIDL; encoded by the coding sequence ATGAAATTAAAACAAGCAGATTTACTTTTTGTAAAAAATGGACATAGCGATTTGGATGAAGGTATTGCAGAATCAACGGGAAACTTTGTTCATGTCGCGATATTAGCCGACGAAGAAACTGTCATTCATGCAACAGCTGATTCAGGCGTTTGTTTACAATCGCTTCACCGCTTTTTAGAGAAAAATAAAAGTGCTGATGTTTACCGCACAAATGTTAAAAATACAAAGCAAATTATTATTAATGCTAAAAAGCATTTGGGTAAACCTTATAACTTTTCTTTTCAGCCAGGTACGGACAGCTTCTATTGTTCACAGTTGGTAGTGATAGCCTTTGAAGACTTTGTCAAATTTAGTGAGCAACCAATGTTTTTTGGAGACAGACGAGAACAAATTTCTGACTTTTGGGCTGCTTACTATAAGAAACTAAACGAACCTGTGCCAGTCAATGTTTTGGGAACAAATCCCAATGACATGTCTCACGATTCGCAGTTACATTACGTTGGAAAAATTGACTTATAA
- a CDS encoding energy-coupling factor transporter transmembrane component T family protein, translating to MNETQKLLLVLLISIEIAFTKSVYLNLFLIIVSILILIVTKSHLKTFARLLIVSILPAVGSFTSFYFFGAGDESQRLHFALVMTTRVGAYIFMGAAFMSTMVLYELLRSLEQNVKMSATFVYGILGALSFIPKIINSVKKIRAVGLMRGEILSFWSPKLYFKAISQALIWSNNLAMAMTSHGFEEGESRSYHRLFPTKVSGWLIIGVVMLLIQYCLFVIKLW from the coding sequence ATGAATGAAACACAGAAATTACTATTAGTGTTGCTTATTTCGATAGAAATTGCGTTCACAAAATCAGTTTATCTCAATCTGTTTTTAATTATTGTTAGTATTTTGATTTTAATAGTGACTAAAAGCCATTTGAAAACTTTTGCTCGATTATTGATTGTATCAATTTTGCCGGCAGTCGGATCATTCACATCATTTTATTTTTTTGGTGCAGGAGACGAATCACAACGATTACATTTTGCACTAGTAATGACCACACGTGTAGGTGCTTATATATTCATGGGTGCGGCATTTATGTCGACTATGGTTTTGTACGAATTATTACGTTCTCTTGAACAAAATGTCAAAATGTCCGCAACCTTTGTATATGGCATTCTGGGTGCATTGAGTTTTATTCCCAAAATTATAAATTCAGTTAAAAAGATTCGGGCAGTGGGGCTGATGCGAGGCGAGATCTTGAGTTTTTGGTCGCCTAAACTTTATTTTAAAGCCATTAGTCAAGCATTAATATGGTCAAATAATTTAGCGATGGCTATGACCTCTCATGGCTTTGAAGAAGGTGAAAGCCGTAGTTACCACCGACTATTTCCAACAAAAGTTTCTGGGTGGCTAATCATTGGCGTCGTTATGCTACTTATTCAATACTGTTTATTTGTTATTAAGCTTTGGTAA
- the hisA gene encoding 1-(5-phosphoribosyl)-5-[(5-phosphoribosylamino)methylideneamino]imidazole-4-carboxamide isomerase gives MIFPAIDLLNGQSVRLYQGDYEKETTINPDPLKQAKQIESAGLKHLHLVDLDGAKEGKPVNLNVIQSLREQTNLFIELGGGIRTLEQVNQYLNLGINRVIIGSAALAHPELVRTAVAKYGSDKIVVGVDGRDEKVAIQGWLENSDTSFDDIVEAMLSVGVSNFVVTDIARDGTLSGPNIELLSRLQNKFPKSNIIASGGIANIKNVTDLQTSGIHDIIVGRALYDGDVTLAQLKEVDG, from the coding sequence ATGATTTTTCCAGCAATTGATTTATTAAATGGTCAATCAGTTCGCCTTTATCAAGGGGATTATGAAAAAGAAACCACAATTAACCCAGATCCATTGAAGCAGGCAAAACAAATTGAAAGCGCTGGTTTAAAGCATTTACACTTGGTTGATTTAGATGGTGCCAAGGAAGGAAAACCAGTTAATCTAAATGTCATTCAATCTTTGCGAGAACAAACAAACTTGTTTATTGAACTTGGTGGCGGTATCAGGACTCTTGAACAGGTTAATCAATACTTAAATTTAGGCATTAATCGTGTGATTATTGGATCAGCAGCGTTGGCTCATCCGGAACTTGTGCGAACGGCGGTTGCAAAGTATGGATCCGATAAAATTGTCGTTGGTGTTGACGGCCGTGATGAAAAAGTTGCCATACAAGGTTGGCTCGAAAATTCTGATACGAGTTTTGATGATATTGTTGAAGCTATGTTATCAGTAGGTGTTTCGAATTTTGTTGTCACCGATATTGCCAGAGATGGAACCCTTTCAGGCCCTAATATTGAGCTACTATCACGTTTACAAAATAAATTTCCTAAAAGTAATATTATAGCTAGCGGGGGTATTGCCAATATTAAAAACGTTACAGATTTACAAACGAGCGGTATTCACGATATTATTGTTGGTCGAGCACTTTATGATGGCGATGTGACACTAGCTCAATTGAAGGAGGTGGATGGATGA
- a CDS encoding ABC transporter ATP-binding protein, with protein MTELKANHLDIKFDDEIILEDISLEIRPEQFILLVGSSGCGKSTLMTALAGLYPKYGGELSQKVSLNHQSIAQIKANHRAKKVAMLFQHPDQQFAMDHVEDELIFSLENLSLTTEEIDKRINSALSEVGIESLRHRELSYLSGGELQKVALAETLAMGAEIILLDEPFAAVDPEHRQELQVLLKKLVDQGHGILVSDHDTSGYENLITDLYRIENRHIAPVDSTVWSSFFKQDVNDGIVTNNDFNESVFSMAHVTVNNGKQSILKNSSFEWAKDKITLITGPNGIGKSSLLLTFAKLHDYEGLLLYQRKLLNKLRKKIYARKVGLVFQNAADQFLNITVSEEVEQARAHGHHADYWTTEKIDQCIQKLNLIGLGKHSVYELSGGQQKKLQILIMLIIAPDTLLLDEPLSGLDTNSIQHLMQIIKQSSNDLEQSIIMISHQTHGIIQYIDYHVHFNQDGLKYESVVNS; from the coding sequence ATGACGGAATTAAAGGCCAATCATTTAGATATTAAATTTGACGATGAAATTATCTTAGAAGATATTTCACTCGAGATTAGACCAGAACAATTTATATTATTAGTTGGTTCATCTGGATGTGGTAAATCAACTTTGATGACTGCCTTAGCTGGATTATATCCTAAATATGGCGGCGAATTGTCACAGAAGGTGTCTTTGAATCATCAGTCAATTGCTCAAATCAAAGCGAACCATCGTGCTAAAAAAGTTGCCATGCTATTTCAGCATCCAGATCAACAATTTGCCATGGATCACGTAGAAGATGAATTGATTTTTTCGTTAGAAAATTTATCTTTAACTACCGAGGAAATTGATAAGAGAATTAATTCTGCTTTATCAGAAGTAGGAATTGAATCGCTACGACACCGAGAACTTTCATACTTGTCAGGTGGCGAATTGCAAAAGGTTGCTTTAGCTGAAACATTAGCGATGGGCGCAGAAATTATTTTATTGGATGAACCTTTTGCGGCCGTTGATCCAGAACATCGACAGGAGTTACAAGTATTGCTAAAAAAATTAGTTGATCAGGGGCATGGCATTTTAGTTTCAGATCACGACACAAGTGGATATGAAAACCTTATAACAGATTTATATCGTATTGAAAATCGACATATAGCACCTGTTGATTCTACAGTTTGGTCTTCTTTTTTTAAACAAGATGTAAATGATGGTATTGTTACTAATAATGACTTTAATGAGTCTGTGTTTAGTATGGCACATGTGACGGTAAACAACGGTAAGCAATCCATTTTGAAGAATAGCAGTTTTGAGTGGGCAAAAGATAAAATCACCTTAATTACTGGACCCAACGGTATTGGGAAATCAAGCTTACTGCTTACTTTTGCAAAATTACACGATTATGAGGGTTTGTTGTTGTATCAAAGGAAGCTACTCAATAAACTTCGTAAGAAAATATATGCTAGGAAAGTTGGTTTAGTATTTCAAAATGCAGCTGACCAATTTTTAAACATTACTGTTTCTGAAGAGGTTGAGCAGGCTAGAGCCCATGGCCATCACGCTGATTATTGGACAACTGAGAAGATTGACCAGTGCATCCAAAAGTTAAATTTAATAGGTCTTGGAAAGCATAGTGTTTACGAATTGTCAGGTGGACAACAAAAAAAGCTACAAATACTGATTATGTTAATTATTGCACCCGATACCTTGCTGTTAGATGAGCCATTATCAGGATTGGATACGAATTCTATTCAACATCTCATGCAAATCATTAAACAGTCGTCAAATGACCTTGAACAAAGTATTATCATGATTTCACACCAAACACACGGCATTATTCAATATATTGATTATCATGTTCACTTTAATCAAGATGGTTTGAAATATGAAAGTGTAGTTAATTCATGA
- the nadE gene encoding ammonia-dependent NAD(+) synthetase, with the protein MRPLQSKIIADLHVQPVIDPNLEIKRSVNFLKQYLTHSTYTGLAIAVSGGQDSTLAGKIGQLAIAELRAETNQKFEFVAIRQPYGEQQDENDAQDALDFIQPDLIVTTNIKDATDALVDSLRLGGLTVDDMSRGSIKPKVRMIAQYAVAREHNSAVIGTDHAAEAVAGFFTKYGDGGTDINPLWRLNKRQGKQLLEALHAPKHLYDKVPTADLEDERPQLPDEVALGVKYDVIDDYLEGKDVASTDAERIEEMYLTTQQKRHEPITIYDTWFY; encoded by the coding sequence ATGAGACCTTTACAATCTAAAATAATTGCTGATCTGCACGTTCAGCCCGTTATTGACCCAAATCTTGAAATCAAGCGCTCTGTGAATTTTCTGAAACAGTATCTCACTCACAGCACTTACACCGGTTTAGCTATTGCAGTAAGTGGTGGGCAAGACTCCACACTTGCTGGTAAAATTGGCCAACTCGCTATTGCTGAATTACGGGCTGAAACTAATCAAAAATTCGAATTTGTTGCCATTAGGCAGCCATACGGTGAGCAACAAGATGAAAATGATGCCCAAGACGCACTCGATTTTATCCAACCTGATTTAATAGTAACAACAAATATCAAAGATGCAACCGATGCTCTGGTAGATTCACTGCGTCTTGGTGGATTAACCGTTGATGACATGAGTCGCGGCTCAATTAAACCAAAAGTACGTATGATTGCCCAGTATGCTGTTGCTCGCGAGCATAATAGTGCCGTTATCGGAACTGATCACGCAGCTGAAGCCGTAGCTGGTTTCTTCACCAAGTATGGTGACGGCGGCACAGACATTAACCCTTTGTGGCGTCTAAATAAACGACAAGGAAAGCAACTTCTCGAAGCATTACACGCCCCAAAGCATCTATACGACAAAGTACCTACTGCAGATCTTGAGGATGAACGCCCACAGTTGCCTGATGAAGTTGCGCTGGGCGTTAAATACGATGTCATTGACGATTATTTGGAAGGCAAAGATGTGGCAAGCACTGATGCCGAACGAATAGAAGAAATGTATCTGACAACGCAACAAAAGCGTCACGAACCAATCACTATTTATGACACTTGGTTCTATTAA
- the hisE gene encoding phosphoribosyl-ATP diphosphatase — translation MPQQTIEELYEQALDRKQNPQTGSYTDYLYQKGLDKILKKVGEESTEVILGAKNNNEELIYETSDLLFHLMVLLVEKGVSLDDIKDELGSRLGKKSLLHERADWRGDKKNEKDS, via the coding sequence ATGCCACAACAAACAATTGAAGAACTTTATGAACAAGCACTTGATCGCAAACAAAATCCCCAAACAGGATCCTATACTGATTATCTATATCAAAAAGGATTAGATAAAATCCTAAAAAAAGTAGGAGAAGAAAGCACGGAAGTAATTCTCGGCGCCAAAAATAATAATGAAGAGTTAATTTATGAAACTTCAGATTTATTGTTTCATTTAATGGTCTTATTAGTTGAAAAGGGTGTCAGTTTAGATGATATTAAAGATGAATTAGGGTCACGTTTAGGAAAAAAATCATTATTGCATGAACGAGCTGATTGGCGAGGAGACAAGAAAAATGAAAAAGACAGTTAA
- the hisF gene encoding imidazole glycerol phosphate synthase subunit HisF, with amino-acid sequence MTLAKRIVPALDIKNGKVVKGVNFVNLREVGDPVESAKAYQAAGADELVFLDITATLEERDTIMSVVDAVSREVFIPLTVGGGIRTTEDMARLIKAGADKIFVNSEAVKNPALITDGAKIFGSQAIVGAIDAKWDESAGIYRVYVSGGSKPTSLDAIEWASELVARGAGELLVTSMDADGTKKGYDIQLYNQLTDAVNVPVVASGGAGSTQDFINLFEKTKIDAALAASVFHFGEIKIPNLKRTLKDDGVEIRI; translated from the coding sequence ATGACTTTAGCCAAACGAATTGTTCCAGCATTAGACATTAAGAATGGTAAAGTAGTTAAAGGAGTTAATTTTGTCAACTTACGTGAAGTAGGTGATCCCGTTGAATCAGCGAAAGCATACCAGGCTGCTGGCGCTGATGAGCTAGTGTTTTTAGACATTACAGCAACTTTGGAAGAGCGGGATACCATCATGTCAGTCGTCGATGCTGTTTCTAGAGAAGTATTTATCCCCTTGACTGTTGGCGGTGGTATTCGAACGACAGAAGACATGGCTCGTTTAATTAAAGCTGGAGCTGATAAAATATTTGTTAACTCCGAAGCAGTAAAGAACCCAGCGTTAATTACGGACGGGGCTAAAATATTTGGTTCCCAGGCCATCGTCGGCGCTATTGATGCTAAGTGGGATGAGTCGGCTGGCATTTATCGGGTCTACGTTTCTGGTGGATCTAAGCCTACAAGTCTTGATGCTATTGAATGGGCTTCTGAATTAGTCGCTCGTGGTGCTGGTGAATTACTAGTAACAAGTATGGATGCTGATGGAACAAAAAAAGGGTACGATATTCAACTTTATAATCAACTAACAGATGCTGTGAATGTACCAGTAGTAGCCTCAGGTGGTGCTGGTTCAACACAAGATTTCATTAATTTATTTGAGAAAACTAAAATTGACGCAGCACTAGCTGCTTCGGTGTTTCATTTTGGTGAAATTAAAATACCAAATTTGAAACGGACATTGAAAGATGATGGTGTGGAGATACGCATATGA
- the hisI gene encoding phosphoribosyl-AMP cyclohydrolase: MIGTEPDFNKQSQNGLIPAVIVDTETKAFLMLGYMNKESYSLTKSTGQTWFWSRERQELWHKGETSGNIQQVVSMTLDCDLDTLLIHVNPAGPACHTNAYSCFFNTIKGEGLADANQATIANKWTDGYFPKE; the protein is encoded by the coding sequence ATGATTGGAACTGAACCGGATTTCAACAAGCAAAGTCAAAATGGTTTGATCCCTGCTGTCATTGTCGACACGGAGACGAAGGCATTTTTGATGCTAGGCTATATGAACAAAGAAAGTTATTCATTAACCAAAAGTACTGGTCAAACTTGGTTTTGGTCTCGTGAACGACAAGAATTGTGGCATAAGGGGGAGACTTCGGGTAACATACAACAGGTCGTTAGCATGACATTAGATTGTGATTTAGATACCCTGCTTATTCATGTGAATCCTGCAGGGCCAGCGTGTCATACTAATGCTTACTCATGTTTTTTTAACACGATAAAGGGTGAAGGGTTAGCAGACGCTAATCAAGCAACAATTGCAAATAAATGGACTGATGGTTATTTTCCAAAAGAGTAA
- the hisC gene encoding histidinol-phosphate transaminase translates to MKKTVKALAAYQAELPVETVKAKYGLQHLARLSANESVYGPSPKVAQAVRAVSDDILGYYPDGQATELREAVAKLNHVDPQHLVFGAGADELIELLTRVVLEPGSNIIIPNPTFGEYAMHAQIEQSTTKKIPVNVDNGHVDFDAILDAIDDKTAMVWIANPNNPTGVFETTSSIKRFLDKLPVNITLVVDEAYYDFVDEPDATMAPLVAEYTNLVVLRTLSKAYGLANLRVGYGIMQDPLYSAMQAVRLPYNLSTYQIAGGTAAVLDQEYLQKNAQRFQVERQKFQEFLTQNKFKFYESQANFIWIKVGETKKVGQKLLEQGFQVNDRLNPEWIRIALGTPEDNAELKLAFLKATNK, encoded by the coding sequence ATGAAAAAGACAGTTAAAGCTTTAGCAGCTTATCAAGCAGAATTACCAGTAGAAACTGTAAAAGCAAAGTACGGCTTGCAACATTTAGCTCGCTTATCAGCTAATGAGTCTGTATACGGTCCATCGCCAAAAGTTGCTCAAGCTGTACGTGCTGTTTCAGATGATATTTTAGGTTATTATCCAGATGGGCAAGCGACAGAACTACGTGAAGCAGTAGCTAAGTTAAATCACGTTGATCCACAACATTTGGTGTTTGGCGCTGGCGCAGATGAATTGATTGAGCTGTTGACTCGTGTTGTGTTGGAACCAGGATCAAATATTATTATTCCTAATCCAACATTTGGTGAATATGCGATGCATGCACAAATCGAACAGTCTACAACAAAAAAAATACCCGTTAATGTTGACAATGGGCATGTTGATTTTGATGCGATTTTAGATGCTATTGATGATAAAACCGCTATGGTATGGATAGCTAACCCCAACAATCCAACGGGGGTATTCGAAACAACTAGCTCCATTAAGCGCTTTTTGGACAAGCTACCAGTAAATATTACGTTAGTAGTAGACGAAGCCTACTATGATTTTGTAGATGAACCTGATGCTACTATGGCACCTTTGGTAGCTGAGTATACAAACTTGGTTGTGCTACGTACCTTATCAAAGGCTTACGGTCTAGCTAATTTACGTGTTGGATATGGCATTATGCAAGATCCCCTTTATAGTGCGATGCAAGCAGTCCGTTTACCGTATAATTTATCAACCTATCAGATTGCTGGCGGCACGGCTGCTGTATTGGATCAAGAATACTTACAGAAAAATGCCCAACGTTTTCAAGTAGAGCGCCAAAAGTTCCAAGAATTTTTGACTCAAAACAAGTTTAAGTTTTATGAATCACAGGCTAATTTTATTTGGATAAAGGTTGGCGAGACGAAAAAGGTTGGTCAAAAATTATTAGAACAAGGTTTCCAAGTCAACGATCGACTTAATCCTGAGTGGATTCGTATTGCGTTAGGTACACCAGAAGACAATGCTGAATTAAAATTGGCTTTTTTGAAAGCTACAAACAAATAA
- a CDS encoding ECF transporter S component, translated as MEQVETVTAGSKGKWSLREVILMALIGIAFGVIYFIMDPVYTALDAVLVPLGLHQYTIAITIGPWMMAAPLASYLLKRVGAGLIGELLGATGEALLGGYWGVATLISGFIQGIGSELGFTLTGYKSWKMGLILSTFTGTCVTFIWSLFHDGYLQFNFGMLVGLFIVRWISIAFFAGLLVYWIVNLLEKSKLLKTNR; from the coding sequence ATGGAACAAGTAGAAACAGTAACAGCGGGATCAAAAGGGAAGTGGTCTTTGCGAGAAGTAATTTTAATGGCGTTGATTGGTATTGCCTTTGGTGTGATTTATTTTATTATGGATCCAGTGTACACAGCACTTGATGCTGTCTTAGTTCCACTTGGGTTACACCAATACACCATCGCAATCACTATTGGGCCATGGATGATGGCAGCCCCATTGGCTAGTTATTTATTGAAACGTGTTGGTGCGGGATTAATAGGTGAATTGCTTGGCGCCACTGGAGAAGCCTTGTTGGGCGGCTATTGGGGTGTTGCAACACTAATTTCTGGATTTATTCAAGGTATCGGATCAGAACTTGGTTTTACCTTGACAGGATATAAAAGCTGGAAAATGGGTTTGATTTTATCAACATTTACCGGAACATGCGTGACATTCATCTGGTCATTATTCCACGACGGATATCTACAATTTAATTTTGGTATGCTAGTTGGGTTGTTTATTGTTCGCTGGATTTCAATTGCATTTTTTGCCGGTCTATTAGTTTACTGGATTGTCAACTTGCTAGAGAAGTCTAAATTATTAAAAACAAATCGATAA
- the hisH gene encoding imidazole glycerol phosphate synthase subunit HisH, whose protein sequence is MAIIIVDYGAGNIRNVMKAIEYTGLDAKVSQDPADIASADGLVVPGVGAFASAMDKLRERNLVEPIKEFSNSGKPLLGVCLGMQLLFDSSTEFGETTGLGLIPGQVVELPKQENYKVPQMGWNQNKVSQINQITRTMNDKYTYFVHSYYAVTDSKYIAATVNYGQVDVPSVVVNKNVIGAQFHPEKSGQDGLEIWQNFKEMVENA, encoded by the coding sequence ATGGCGATTATTATCGTAGACTATGGCGCGGGTAATATTAGAAATGTCATGAAAGCAATTGAATATACAGGATTAGATGCTAAAGTTTCACAAGATCCTGCCGATATTGCTTCTGCTGATGGTCTTGTAGTGCCAGGAGTTGGCGCTTTTGCTTCAGCAATGGATAAGCTTCGAGAACGTAACTTGGTTGAACCAATAAAAGAGTTTTCAAATAGCGGTAAACCATTGTTGGGTGTTTGCTTAGGGATGCAGTTACTTTTTGACTCATCAACTGAATTTGGTGAAACGACAGGTCTTGGGCTAATTCCCGGGCAAGTAGTTGAATTACCTAAACAAGAGAATTACAAAGTACCGCAAATGGGCTGGAATCAGAACAAAGTGAGCCAAATCAACCAAATCACTCGAACAATGAATGATAAATATACTTACTTTGTACATAGTTATTATGCGGTAACGGACTCTAAATATATTGCGGCAACTGTTAATTATGGACAAGTTGATGTACCAAGTGTTGTGGTTAACAAAAATGTGATTGGTGCCCAATTCCATCCAGAAAAATCTGGACAAGATGGATTAGAAATTTGGCAAAACTTTAAGGAAATGGTAGAAAACGCATGA
- the tenA gene encoding thiaminase II gives MFSEELRTQAAPIMTAIHDHAFVRGIADGYVPREALIFYVEQDFQYLSEFIKIYANAITKLTDRNEMKFFADSIDFILNSEIHPHHVFCEVAGVEYERLQHATPTPKAYLYESHMYRAADTGSLLNILAAFQACPWTYNEIAKKQVREKANTNDNPFKSWIDFYDNADDDSEVSLSDKIFEWIDRLAENATTQQRQQAKQFFLKSCELEWQFWEQAYHQEDWRFKDVLNQANTL, from the coding sequence ATGTTTTCAGAAGAACTGCGCACCCAAGCTGCGCCAATTATGACAGCCATTCATGATCACGCATTTGTTCGTGGCATTGCGGACGGATACGTCCCCCGAGAAGCTTTGATTTTTTACGTCGAACAAGATTTCCAATATCTTAGTGAATTTATCAAAATTTATGCCAATGCCATTACCAAATTAACTGATCGTAATGAAATGAAATTTTTTGCTGATTCAATTGATTTTATTTTAAATAGCGAAATTCATCCCCATCATGTTTTTTGTGAGGTTGCCGGTGTCGAATATGAAAGATTACAACACGCCACGCCAACACCTAAAGCATATCTATACGAATCACATATGTATCGTGCGGCTGACACCGGATCCTTATTAAATATTCTAGCTGCTTTTCAGGCGTGCCCTTGGACCTATAATGAAATTGCAAAAAAACAAGTTCGGGAGAAAGCGAACACAAATGATAACCCATTCAAAAGCTGGATTGATTTTTACGATAATGCAGATGATGATTCGGAAGTTTCACTATCCGACAAAATCTTTGAATGGATAGATCGCTTGGCAGAAAATGCAACAACTCAACAACGCCAACAGGCAAAACAGTTTTTTCTTAAAAGTTGTGAATTAGAATGGCAGTTCTGGGAACAAGCCTACCACCAAGAAGACTGGCGCTTCAAAGATGTATTAAATCAGGCAAACACTTTGTAA
- the hisB gene encoding imidazoleglycerol-phosphate dehydratase HisB, whose product MSRTATIKRDTFETQIELTLNLDEQTPIKVDTGIGYINHMLTLFAKHGRFGLQVDVKGDLQVDSHHTTEDVGIVLGEAFTQALGDKVGIERYGAQFVPMDETLTRAVVDLSGRSYLVLKAELAAPTLGTFETEVVEDFWQGFADQAKANVHIEVLYGRNTHHKIESMFKAVGRAMRQAVTINPEIKGVNSTKGQI is encoded by the coding sequence ATGTCAAGAACAGCAACTATTAAACGAGACACTTTTGAAACACAAATTGAATTAACCTTAAATCTTGATGAACAAACACCCATTAAGGTTGATACTGGAATTGGTTATATCAATCATATGTTAACCTTGTTTGCTAAACATGGGCGTTTTGGTTTACAAGTCGATGTGAAAGGTGATTTACAGGTTGATAGTCATCATACGACTGAAGATGTTGGCATCGTATTGGGGGAAGCTTTCACACAAGCGCTCGGTGATAAAGTTGGTATTGAACGATATGGTGCACAATTTGTACCTATGGATGAAACTTTAACAAGAGCTGTGGTTGATTTGTCTGGTAGATCCTATCTAGTCTTGAAAGCTGAACTTGCTGCTCCGACATTAGGCACGTTTGAAACAGAAGTTGTTGAAGACTTCTGGCAAGGTTTTGCCGATCAGGCCAAGGCCAATGTGCACATTGAAGTCCTATACGGGCGAAATACACACCATAAAATTGAAAGTATGTTTAAGGCAGTCGGTCGTGCAATGCGCCAAGCAGTTACTATTAATCCGGAAATTAAAGGGGTTAATTCCACTAAGGGGCAAATTTAA